In Panacibacter ginsenosidivorans, the following proteins share a genomic window:
- a CDS encoding DUF3857 domain-containing protein: MKTLFIHIFLFTVVSASAQSYNSLLIPDTLSKNANVVCRYNELRIEIKEPGKAKIYRKNVNTILNEAGDRYSFFFTQYDKFNDINDIDGTLYDAMGKQLKNVKKKDIEDLSGNDDISLMVDTRFKAHSFYYRSYPYTVEYEEEKILNGVFDLPDWYPQQSNTMGVQYCKLVVVTPKDLDIRYKQFNYPGTPVITEEKDQKVYTWELKNLPAKVSEQYQPSWREILPSVIVAPTSFEIQGYKGEMSSWENFGMFINSLLKGRDIMPDAIKQKVHELTDGITDKKEKVKVLYNFLQQNTRYISVQLGIGGWQPFDANYVYTKRYGDCKALSNYMVALLKEAGINANYVLIKAGDDAEDIITDFPSNQFNHATVCVPINKDTMWLECTSQTVSAGYQGNFTGNRHALLIDDKGGHIISTTVYKASDNTQIRRITSAIDETGKLTAAIDTHYTCLQQDELHGKINHLSKDKLLESLKKDIDLPDYDVTSFNYDEKKSEKPAIDEQLQLIANNYASVSGKRIFVTPDILNRNTIKLKTEDQRKYDIDYPSSFTDKDTVSIKIPDGYNIESMPKDVIINNKFGDYEIHFKVDADNINCTRLYRRSEGRFPPSDYTELAKFYDSMYKADRSRIVFIKKEG, from the coding sequence GTGAAAACTTTATTCATCCATATATTTTTATTTACTGTGGTATCAGCAAGCGCCCAATCTTATAACAGCTTATTGATACCCGATACACTTTCAAAAAATGCAAACGTTGTCTGCCGTTATAATGAGTTACGCATAGAAATAAAAGAGCCTGGAAAGGCAAAAATTTATAGAAAAAATGTCAATACAATTCTTAATGAGGCGGGAGATCGTTATTCATTTTTCTTCACACAGTATGACAAGTTTAACGACATTAATGATATTGACGGTACTTTATATGATGCTATGGGTAAACAATTAAAGAATGTAAAGAAAAAAGATATTGAGGACCTCAGTGGTAACGACGATATAAGCCTGATGGTTGATACACGGTTTAAAGCACACAGCTTTTATTATCGCTCTTACCCATATACAGTAGAATATGAAGAAGAAAAAATATTGAATGGTGTTTTCGATCTTCCTGATTGGTATCCCCAGCAATCAAATACGATGGGTGTTCAATACTGCAAGCTTGTTGTTGTTACCCCAAAAGATCTTGACATACGCTACAAGCAATTTAATTACCCCGGCACTCCTGTAATTACAGAAGAAAAAGATCAGAAAGTATATACCTGGGAATTGAAAAATTTACCGGCAAAAGTTTCAGAACAATATCAGCCATCCTGGCGCGAAATATTACCAAGCGTAATAGTTGCACCCACAAGTTTTGAAATACAAGGCTATAAGGGGGAAATGTCTTCATGGGAAAACTTCGGTATGTTCATCAACAGTCTTTTAAAAGGAAGAGACATCATGCCCGATGCAATAAAACAGAAAGTGCATGAACTAACAGATGGCATTACAGATAAAAAAGAAAAAGTAAAAGTGCTTTATAATTTCTTACAGCAAAATACCAGGTATATAAGCGTTCAGCTTGGAATTGGCGGATGGCAACCATTCGACGCCAATTATGTTTATACAAAACGTTATGGAGATTGTAAAGCTTTATCTAACTATATGGTTGCATTACTTAAAGAAGCTGGAATAAATGCAAACTATGTTTTAATAAAAGCCGGCGATGATGCAGAAGATATCATTACAGATTTTCCTTCCAATCAATTCAATCATGCTACTGTTTGTGTACCTATAAATAAAGACACCATGTGGCTTGAATGTACCAGCCAAACTGTTTCCGCCGGTTACCAGGGAAATTTTACCGGAAACAGGCATGCGCTACTGATTGACGATAAAGGCGGTCACATTATAAGCACCACTGTTTATAAAGCATCAGATAATACGCAGATACGCCGCATAACTTCAGCAATAGATGAAACAGGTAAATTAACCGCAGCTATTGATACACATTATACATGCCTTCAGCAAGATGAATTACATGGTAAAATAAATCATCTTTCAAAAGATAAGCTATTAGAATCTTTAAAGAAAGACATAGACCTTCCTGATTATGATGTAACAAGTTTTAATTATGATGAAAAAAAATCGGAAAAGCCTGCCATAGATGAACAACTTCAGTTGATAGCAAATAATTACGCATCGGTATCAGGTAAACGAATTTTTGTAACGCCCGACATCTTAAACAGAAATACAATAAAGCTTAAAACAGAAGACCAACGCAAATATGATATAGATTATCCTTCATCATTCACGGATAAGGATACCGTTTCTATCAAAATTCCTGACGGCTATAACATAGAATCAATGCCAAAAGATGTTATAATTAACAACAAGTTTGGCGATTATGAAATTCATTTTAAAGTTGATGCAGATAATATTAACTGCACACGCCTTTACCGTCGTAGCGAAGGTCGTTTCCCCCCTTCCGATTACACAGAACTTGCAAAATTTTATGATAGCATGTACAAAGCAGATCGCAGCCGTATTGTATTTATAAAAAAAGAAGGATAA
- a CDS encoding DUF3857 domain-containing protein has product MRLPLLALLILLSFTSLYANVVQPKIKYGDVTAKDFEPTAYAVDSAADAVYLYDVGNSYYEGNTSGDFNVIYHKHTRIRLMKKNSFDDVATIEIRLYKEGTFEEKLEDLDAATYNIENGKVIVTKVDKSSVFKDKIENYIILKFTFPNLKEGSIIEYDYKVSSPTHRDIEPWYFQGDYPRLWSEYSVVVPAFYDFVTLGQGYIKYVIDSSDVFRKSYNIVDVGTSASDRTESYSFQSGTLYHRWAAENVPALKEEEFTTTLRNHVAKIEFQLSTIRYPDQPVRPVMQNWYDVTADLMKNEYFGESLNHENNWLDDDVKNATGNAASDTEKAKKIFEYVRDNFTCIDDNARYLSQSLKKTYQAKKGNVVDINMLLAAMLKNAGFEVHPVLLSTRDHGKALETYPIMSKFNYVITQVKKGDQTFLLDASDPDNGFNHLPLQCYNGTARIVADMPSLINLSADSLQESKITTVFMMNDEKGITASFSSKLGNEESQAIRRKLKKTSVESLFSEMKKSYSMEVNLSNTSIDSLKQMEQPLSIKYEMSFNTGDEDIFYFSPMLAEAYKENPFKSAERLYPVEMGACMNETYILNMEIPKGYTVEELPKSTRVKLNEDEGMFEYIIGLSGDHIQLRCRTILSKATFLPEDYTTLRDFFTYIVKKEAEQIVFKKQ; this is encoded by the coding sequence ATGCGTTTGCCCTTATTAGCCCTTTTGATTTTGCTAAGCTTTACTTCGCTTTATGCAAATGTTGTTCAGCCAAAGATCAAGTATGGAGATGTAACTGCCAAAGACTTTGAACCAACTGCCTATGCCGTAGATTCTGCTGCTGATGCTGTTTATTTATATGATGTTGGAAATTCTTACTATGAAGGAAATACTTCCGGCGACTTCAACGTGATCTACCACAAGCATACACGTATAAGGCTAATGAAAAAAAACAGCTTTGATGATGTAGCGACCATTGAGATACGACTTTATAAAGAAGGTACTTTTGAGGAAAAACTCGAAGACCTTGATGCGGCTACCTATAACATAGAAAATGGAAAAGTAATTGTAACTAAAGTAGATAAAAGTTCCGTCTTCAAAGACAAGATTGAAAACTATATTATTTTGAAATTCACTTTTCCCAACCTAAAAGAAGGTTCTATTATTGAGTACGATTATAAAGTAAGTTCTCCCACTCACCGTGACATTGAACCATGGTATTTCCAGGGAGATTATCCAAGGCTATGGTCTGAGTATTCTGTGGTTGTGCCAGCCTTTTATGACTTTGTTACCCTTGGGCAGGGTTATATCAAGTACGTTATTGATTCTTCTGATGTTTTCAGAAAAAGTTACAATATTGTTGATGTAGGAACTTCGGCAAGTGACAGAACTGAATCATACAGTTTCCAGAGTGGCACCTTGTATCACAGGTGGGCCGCAGAGAATGTTCCTGCACTTAAAGAAGAAGAGTTTACTACCACCCTACGCAATCATGTAGCTAAAATAGAATTTCAATTATCTACCATTCGCTATCCTGATCAACCTGTACGGCCTGTAATGCAAAACTGGTATGACGTGACTGCAGATCTTATGAAAAATGAATATTTTGGAGAATCACTAAACCATGAAAATAACTGGCTGGATGATGATGTAAAGAACGCAACCGGTAATGCTGCAAGTGATACAGAAAAAGCAAAAAAAATATTTGAATATGTAAGGGACAATTTTACCTGCATAGATGATAATGCACGCTACCTTTCTCAATCACTCAAAAAAACATACCAGGCAAAAAAAGGAAATGTAGTTGATATAAATATGCTGCTCGCTGCTATGCTTAAAAATGCAGGTTTTGAAGTGCACCCTGTATTATTAAGTACAAGAGATCATGGCAAAGCTTTGGAAACCTATCCCATCATGAGCAAATTCAATTATGTAATAACACAGGTTAAAAAAGGAGACCAAACTTTTTTACTTGATGCTTCCGATCCGGACAATGGTTTCAACCATTTGCCCCTGCAATGTTATAATGGAACAGCAAGAATTGTTGCAGATATGCCATCGCTGATCAATCTATCTGCAGATTCTCTGCAGGAATCAAAGATTACAACTGTCTTTATGATGAATGACGAAAAAGGAATCACTGCATCTTTTTCCAGTAAGTTGGGTAATGAAGAATCGCAGGCAATAAGGAGGAAATTAAAGAAGACATCCGTAGAAAGTCTTTTCAGTGAAATGAAAAAGTCTTATTCTATGGAAGTAAATTTATCAAACACTTCTATCGACTCTCTAAAACAAATGGAGCAGCCTCTCTCCATAAAATACGAAATGAGTTTTAATACAGGAGATGAAGATATCTTTTATTTCAGCCCAATGCTGGCTGAAGCATATAAAGAAAATCCTTTTAAATCTGCAGAACGTCTGTACCCTGTGGAGATGGGTGCCTGTATGAATGAAACATATATTCTTAACATGGAAATACCCAAAGGATACACAGTAGAAGAATTACCAAAATCTACAAGGGTTAAACTAAATGAAGATGAAGGCATGTTTGAATATATCATTGGTTTAAGTGGCGATCATATTCAGTTGAGATGCCGTACTATACTTAGTAAAGCAACCTTCTTACCTGAGGATTATACCACACTCAGGGATTTTTTTACATACATAGTAAAAAAAGAAGCAGAACAAATTGTATTTAAAAAACAATAA